The Bacteroidales bacterium genomic sequence TAAAACCAATCCGGATAAAAGCTGGGATTATGTATTTATGGGTATGATCGGCATGGCAGTATTGAGCATTTTCATTTTTATGTTGATGTGGAAAGCAAAAGCCGACGGATATGGTGAAGAATAATTTTAAGTGATGAGTAATGATTGATTCCAAAACAAAAGACAGGTTATCTAAAATAAAACATGTCGCACTGGACATGGATGGTACTATATATAACGGCAGTACTTTATTTCCCTTTACAGTCGGTTTTCTTGAGAAAATGAAGGAAATAGGTATTGGCTATTCTTTTTTAACCAATAATTCATCTAAGAGCAGGCAGGATTATTTACTACATCTGGAAAAAATGGGTATTCCTGCTTCGATTGATGAAATGTATACATCAGGACAGGCCACCATTGATTATTTACAGTCGCATCATCCGGACATCAAACGATTGTTCATATTAGGAACGCCCAGTTTGATCGGGGAATTTGAGAATGCCGGCTTTGTGTCAGCTAAAGATGACCCTTCGGATGTGCCGGATGCTGTAATTGTCGGATTCGACACATCCCTGGTTTACTCACGGTTATGTCGTGCTGCATGGTGGATTCACCAGGGACTTACCTATATCGCCACCAATCCGGATAAGGTATGTCCCACTAATTTGCCGGTAGTATTGGTAGACTGTTGTTCAATGTATACCTGTCTGGAAAAAGCTACCGGAAGAATGCCGGATGTTGTGATCGGAAAGCCTGCACCAAGAATGCTGGATGGAATTATGTACCGCTACAATTTACAGCCGGAGGAAATCGCCATGGTGGGTGACAGGATTTATACCGACATTATGATGGCAAAAAACACCAATGCTCTGGGTGTTCTGGTATTGACAGGGGAAACGCAGGAAGCTGATGTCGAAAAGAGTGATGTTTACCCGGATATTGTGGCTAAAGATCTGGCTGAATTCGGACAATTATTAATGAACTCGAGGTAGATTTCCAGTTAACCAGGGTATAACGGGAAAACAACATTCAAAACCTACAGATAATGGACAGAAGAGAATTTATACAGACAGGAACCTTAGCTTCCCTGGGTGTAGCGTTGGGCCCTTTTAGTATGGTTTCCTGCACCAATACCGAAACAGGGGTTTTATTCAAATCTTTTATTACGCCTCCGCAAGAGTCGTTAGCTGGTGTCTACTGGTGGTGGTTGAACGGATTGGTGAATAAAGAAGGAATATCCCGGGATTTAAGAGAATTCAAAGAAAAGGGAATCAATGACCTGTTGCTTGTCAACTCAGCCGGTAGTAATATGCCCGTAGGAGTGAAATTCCTTTCGGATGAATGGAAAGAATTATTCCGTTATGCATTGACAGAAGCCAGGAAATATGGCATAGAAATCGGTGTCAACATGTGTTCGGGATGGTGCATGGGCGGGCCATGGATTACACCTGAAATGTCCGGTAGATGGTTCCTTCAGTCTGAATTAATGGTGGAAGGTCCGCTACCTTTTGCCGGGAAATTACCGTTACCGGGAAACAGAAGTGGTTATGACCATGTTTTTAATCCACCCGGATATAAAGAATATATCGATCTTCCTCTGGATGAGTTAGATTACAGGGATACGGCAGTGGTCGCTTTCCGTTTACCTGATGAAAAACATTCGCGCCTGGATGACGAACGGAAAAAACATTTGCCGGCAAAGACCAACAGACGGGATGCCAGTAATCATACTCCGGCAGAAAAAATTATGGCACCAACGCTTGTTCCTTTACAGGTGTTGCCTGATGATCAACCCGTCAATGTGGATGAGGTTGTTGATCTGACCGGTAAAATGGATGCATCAGGTGCTTTAGAGTGGGATGTACCCGAAGGTAGATGGGTAATTGTACGCACAGGACACCGGATGACAGGTTCCCGGTTATCGATAGCTCAACCTGAAGCTGATGGCTTGTCGGTGGCCTGGTTAAACAGCGTGGGTGTTGATAAGCAGTTTGAAATGCTCGGCAAGGTCATTTTAGAGGAAGCGGAAAAAGCGGGTTACCAACTGAAGTTTTTCTGTGATGATAGCTTTGAAGATGGCTTTCCGAACTGGACAGCAGACATCCTTGATCAGTTCAGGTATTACCGGGGATATGATGCGACTCCCTACTTACCTGTATTTTCGGGATATATTGTCGGAAGTGCAGAAATAAGTGACCGCTTTTTACACGATTACAGAAAAACAGTGGCCGATTGTATGGCCGATAAACATTACAAAAGGTTTGCTGAATTATGTCATGAACATGGCCTGCAGGTTCAGAACGAGTCTGCGGGACCCAGCCGTTCAGGTACGATGTGCATGGATACATTAAAGAACCTGGGAAGAAGTGATTTACCCGCAGGTGAATTCTGGCTGGGCATCAAACACGACCAGGAAGGAGGTTTAAAGCTACCTTACGGAGAGAGCCGTTTAGAGAGAAACCAGAATAAGGTAACAAAAATGGTGGCCTCCGCGGCACATATTTATGGCAAAAATCTGGTAACAACAGAATCGTATACTACTTACCGTCATTGGATGGACAGTCCTGCTACCTTGAAGCAATCGACAGACAGAGCGTTTTGCGAAGGGGTTAACCGTATATTGGTGCATACTTCAACAGCCACCCGTCCTGAAGATGGAAAACCCGGATACGAGTATTATGCAGGAACCCATTTTAATCCTAATATAACCTGGTGGGATCAGTCAGGTGGTTTTTTATCTTATATCGGACGCTGCCAGCATTTACTCAGACAGGGGAATTTTGTTGCTGATGTGCTTTATTATAATGGTGACTGGGCTCCGAATATAGTCGAACCGAAGCATGTGGATCCATCTCTTGGAAAAGGATATGATTATGATGTCTGCAACGAAGAGGTATTATTGAACTATATGTCAGTCAAAGATGGACTGATTACACTGCAGAGCGGCATGAAATACCGCGTGCTTGTATTGCCTGACAGCGAAGCTATGCCCGAAAATGTTATGGGAAAAATAGCATCATTTGTTGCAGAAGGGGCTACAGTTATCGGTAAGCCTCCCATTAAAGATCCGGGATTGAAAAATTATCCTGCTTGTGACAATAATGTCAAAGAATTGGCAACCAGGGTATGGGGTAATTGTGATGGTGTTAATCAGATGACCCACCAATATGGAAAAGGACGTGTTTTTTTCGGGAAGGAGATCCGGTCTATCCTTCAGGATGATAATATATATCCTGACTTTGAAACAAACCTGCCTGTTATTGATTTTATTCATCGTTCTGCAAAGGATAACGAGATATACTTTATTGCCAACCTGGATAGGAATCTGCAGAAAGCTGATTGCTTATTCCGGATATCCGGCCGGCAACCTGAAATATGGGATCCTGTAACAGGGAAAAGAAGAATAGTCAGTGAATTTATCCGGAAAGACGGACGTACCTTAATACCGATGAAATTTGAAGGTTTTCAGTCGTTTTTCATTATTTTTCCCCGTAACTCCGATATCAAACGACAAAAGAAATCAAAAGATTTCCCTCAATATGCCACCGTTTCTGTTTTAGATGGTCCCTGGACTGTAAAATTTGACCCCAACTGGGGAGGTCCGGAATCGGTCCGGTTTGAAGAACTATCCGACTGGAGCCGGCATGAAGATGAACGCATCAGGTATTACTCCGGAAAAGCAACGTACAGGA encodes the following:
- a CDS encoding HAD-IIA family hydrolase, whose translation is MIDSKTKDRLSKIKHVALDMDGTIYNGSTLFPFTVGFLEKMKEIGIGYSFLTNNSSKSRQDYLLHLEKMGIPASIDEMYTSGQATIDYLQSHHPDIKRLFILGTPSLIGEFENAGFVSAKDDPSDVPDAVIVGFDTSLVYSRLCRAAWWIHQGLTYIATNPDKVCPTNLPVVLVDCCSMYTCLEKATGRMPDVVIGKPAPRMLDGIMYRYNLQPEEIAMVGDRIYTDIMMAKNTNALGVLVLTGETQEADVEKSDVYPDIVAKDLAEFGQLLMNSR
- a CDS encoding glycosyl hydrolase, yielding MDRREFIQTGTLASLGVALGPFSMVSCTNTETGVLFKSFITPPQESLAGVYWWWLNGLVNKEGISRDLREFKEKGINDLLLVNSAGSNMPVGVKFLSDEWKELFRYALTEARKYGIEIGVNMCSGWCMGGPWITPEMSGRWFLQSELMVEGPLPFAGKLPLPGNRSGYDHVFNPPGYKEYIDLPLDELDYRDTAVVAFRLPDEKHSRLDDERKKHLPAKTNRRDASNHTPAEKIMAPTLVPLQVLPDDQPVNVDEVVDLTGKMDASGALEWDVPEGRWVIVRTGHRMTGSRLSIAQPEADGLSVAWLNSVGVDKQFEMLGKVILEEAEKAGYQLKFFCDDSFEDGFPNWTADILDQFRYYRGYDATPYLPVFSGYIVGSAEISDRFLHDYRKTVADCMADKHYKRFAELCHEHGLQVQNESAGPSRSGTMCMDTLKNLGRSDLPAGEFWLGIKHDQEGGLKLPYGESRLERNQNKVTKMVASAAHIYGKNLVTTESYTTYRHWMDSPATLKQSTDRAFCEGVNRILVHTSTATRPEDGKPGYEYYAGTHFNPNITWWDQSGGFLSYIGRCQHLLRQGNFVADVLYYNGDWAPNIVEPKHVDPSLGKGYDYDVCNEEVLLNYMSVKDGLITLQSGMKYRVLVLPDSEAMPENVMGKIASFVAEGATVIGKPPIKDPGLKNYPACDNNVKELATRVWGNCDGVNQMTHQYGKGRVFFGKEIRSILQDDNIYPDFETNLPVIDFIHRSAKDNEIYFIANLDRNLQKADCLFRISGRQPEIWDPVTGKRRIVSEFIRKDGRTLIPMKFEGFQSFFIIFPRNSDIKRQKKSKDFPQYATVSVLDGPWTVKFDPNWGGPESVRFEELSDWSRHEDERIRYYSGKATYRKNFDVPAGKQHQLFLDLGKVKDIAEIRINGKNMGVIWTHPWRVEITDAVKSSDNVLEIDIVNLWPNRLIGDMQLPEEKRYTKTNISLKPGSPLLTSGLLGPVRLLNIS